A window of Cryptomeria japonica chromosome 3, Sugi_1.0, whole genome shotgun sequence contains these coding sequences:
- the LOC131874217 gene encoding uncharacterized protein LOC131874217 — protein MPMVFSVINPKKPQFKFESITVEPLPGSTSTMASMEVFPSVNIAMVFTAMNPNNVGIRYSPSKFNVMYKGMPIGVAAIPTFYKPSSSSTAVQTQLTHQQEQYFASCCT, from the coding sequence ATGCCGATGGTGTTCTCAGTAATAAATCCCAAAAAGCCCCAGTTCAAGTTTGAGAGCATCACAGTGGAGCCACTGCCAGGCAGCACCTCCACTATGGCCAGCATGGAGGTCTTCCCCTCCGTCAACATTGCCATGGTATTCACTGCCATGAACCCTAATAATGTGGGGATTAGGTACAGCCCCTCCAAGTTCAATGTCATGTATAAGGGAATGCCAATTGGGGTTGCTGCTATACCCACCTTTTATAAGCCCTCAAGCAGCTCTACGGCTGTGCAGACACAGTTGACTCATCAACAGGAACAATATTTTGCAAGCTGCTGCACTTGA
- the LOC131855802 gene encoding trigger factor-like protein TIG, Chloroplastic, which translates to MTGFHLDTEETSHLVPGFRDSLLGLETGETRSFELTFPSTWKQKELQGVRARFTVECKEMFYRILPVLDDTLADKLITGCSTLDQVRETILKKHKEMEELRKIQATQQAVLQELSKVVKMDIPHSLLEEQGRNMYGAKLIQLQTTMKLTEEQIFTLSSAKAVNNYLLSQKEKIKEAVKQSLAIEEIFKLENLQYSEEELEKEVEKTVEEFKSYKHEFDRDRITEQAAEFLEGSQVLEWLMEQTDITYVTEDT; encoded by the exons ATGACTG GTTTTCATTTGGACACTGAAGAAACTTCACACCTTGTTCCTGGTTTCCGTGATTCATTATTGGGACTTGAAACAGGAGAAACAAGATCATTTGAACTTACATTTCCATCCACATGGAAACAAAAGGAACTTCAAGGAGTCCGTGCTCGTTTTACT GTTGAATGCAAGGAAATGTTTTATAGAATTTTACCTGTCTTGGATGACACGCTTGCAGATAAACTTATAACTGGTTGCAGCACTTTGGATCAG GTTcgagaaacaatattgaaaaagcataaggaaatggaagaattaagAAAGATACAAGCAACCCAGCAAGCAGTTCTGCAAGAACTCTCTAAG GTTGTGAAAATGGATATTCCTCATTCCTTACTAGAAGAGCAAGGCCGGAATATGTATGGAGCAAAGCTAATACAGCTGCAG ACAACTATGAAATTGACCGAAGAGCAAATTTTTACCCTCTCAAGTGCAAAGGCTGTCAACAACTACCTCCTATCTCAGAAGGAGAAGATCAAGGAAGCTGTCAAACAATCTCTTGCAATCGAAGAAATATTCAAGCTTGAAAATTTGCAG TACTCTGAGGAAGAGCTGGAAAAAGAGGTGGAAAAAACGGTAGAAGAATTCAAAAGCTACAAGCATGAGTTTGATAGAGATCGTATCACAGAACAG GCAGCAGAATTTCTTGAGGGATCACAAGTTTTGGAATGGTTAATGGAACAAACAGACATCACATATGTGACAGAAGACACATGA